The window GGATCACCCTGGCCAGCGATGCCGGCATTGTTTTTTCAACTGGCGCAACGCGCGGCTAATGAAGCTGGATTTCCAGAATTTGCGCCGGAAGGCTGTCTCATCAATCGCTATGAGCCAGGCGCGAAGCTTAGTCTGCATCAGGATAAGGATGAGCTCGATTTCACCGCACCCATTGTCTCGGTCTCTTTCGGTCTCCCTGCGATGTTTGTGTTCGGGGGAGATCAGCGTTCAGATAAGACCGTTCGCATCCCAGTTGTTCATGGTGATGTCCTGGTGTGGGGAGGCCCGGCACGCAAGCGTTATCACGGCGTACTACCGCTGAAAAAAGGTGTCCATCCAGTCTTTGGCGGACACCGCTATAACCTAACCTTCCGCAAGGCCCGATAGGACGCCCAGATTTACCATAAGATCATGGATCCGAGGCTCGAGGACATGTCGACCTGGACAGAAATAACGGGGCATGGGCAGCTGCGTTCCTTTGTGGATAATGAAGGGAATTTCTGGCTTGAGCAGAACGCTTCTAAGCGGACCAAGTGGGGAAAGCTCTCAGGCAAAGGGGCACGAAGTCGCATGGGAGTTTGCTGGTCGCGGGGGTTCATACACTGGCCGCATGTTGATCGATGGTGAGATCTACAAGCCGTCGGAAGCAACGAAGAAGCTTCTCGCTCCAGGCGATTGATGAACGCCACGTCAATACCCTACGACTAGACGGTCGAAGGATGAAGTCGGCGTGCCGTGCCGAGTCGGAGTAACGCGAGTTGATCGTCGTTCAACTCAACTTCTTCGCAGCATGAAGGAGTCTTAGCGGGACCAAAGCCAATCTGAACCGCCGTTCGAATTGCCTGTTCGACCTCTGGGCTCAGTCCAGCATGACCGACCAGGTTTAGAAACACCTGATCGTCGTCGTACATCGAAATGACCTGCTCTGAAATCCGCCCGGCGCTAGCGCTAACTCGCAGTAGACCCTCATGTGTTTTGCTGAAAGACAGCCGATAGAGCATTCGAGAATGCTAACACCTGTCACGGCTACTCGGCAGCAACCGGGTCCAATGGAAACCGGCATGCACTATCAGTCAAACTGAATTGTTCGGTAGTTTATGTCGATTTGGTGAAACGGTGAGTGATTGCTCTCTTGTGGTCCAAACGTTGCTTTCTAAA is drawn from Edaphobacter lichenicola and contains these coding sequences:
- the alkB gene encoding DNA oxidative demethylase AlkB, translating into MRTAAPLFKDDFKYAYPRDYLGPGTAILEGFALQYEALIQNALLEIADQSPFRHMTTPGGFRMSVAMTNCGALGWVTDRKGYRYDSVDPDTGSPWPAMPALFFQLAQRAANEAGFPEFAPEGCLINRYEPGAKLSLHQDKDELDFTAPIVSVSFGLPAMFVFGGDQRSDKTVRIPVVHGDVLVWGGPARKRYHGVLPLKKGVHPVFGGHRYNLTFRKAR